Genomic segment of Murdochiella vaginalis:
TTGAACTTTGGAGAGATATAACTTGTAGAGACAAAAGAAGCTAAATGCAAATCAGATAAAAGTATTGTGATCGGGCTCATCAGGCCTGCGCTACATGGGAACATATCCCTTATTTTTTAAGACAGACCAAGACTCCTACATTGCCATCATTGGAGGTGAGAAGCGCATTTTACTGGACTCAACCAGTGGTAGAGTGGGCAAAAATCAACTGCCGGTTCGTGTAAATTCACATCAATTCCGACTATGCTTGAGTCATGAAAGGAGGTGCCCGATATGGATCAAATCAAAATTGGAAAATTCATGGCATCCTGCAGGAAGGAACAGGGCATGACTCAGGCAGTCCTTGCCGAGAAGCTCGGAATCAGTGACCGGGCAATATCAAAATGGGAGACTGGAAAGTCCATGCCGGATTCCGGGATTATGCTGGAGCTGTGCGAGCTTCTGAAAATCAACGTCAACGAACTCCTGTCGGGCGAAAGAATTATGGCAGAAGTATATGACAAACGGGCAGAAGAAACCTGCTGGCGATGAGACGAGAGGTTGAAGAAAAGAACCGGCAAATGCTAAGGACGGAATACTGGATTGCGTTTCCTGCCGTCATTGCTGGACTGGTCATGGTGTTTGTGGCGTCATTTATAGAGATGCCAGTCTGGCTGAGAATCGTACTAATCGTATTCGCTCTCGTGATGATATTTACGGTCGCTTTTATCGCTGTGGGAATTGAGCAAAAGGCCGGATACTATGAATGCCAGAATTGCCACCACAGATATGTTCCTACATACTGGCAGACAAATCTTGCTATGCATATAGGACGGACGAGATACATGAAATGCCCAGAATGCGGAAAACGCAGCTGGCAGAAGAAAGTGCTGACAAAAGAAGAATAAGACAGACCAAGGCTCCTCAATACTGATTCGGTTCAGTGGCGAGGAGCCTTTTTATGCTTCGATGTCGATTGTGAGGCCGGACTTGAATTCCACGGTGAAATGGTCGGCGAAGACGGTAATCTTCTCAATGAGCATTCTAACCATAGTCTCATCAAACTCTGTGATGTCAGTTTTCTGTTTAGCGATGAAGTCCTGCAGCTCTTTGATCCGGTTCATGGTCTCTTCCCGGCGATGGCTGTCGACCTCGGACTGTTCTTTCTGTTCCCGGAGCCGGAAAATCTCATCGGCGATGGCGTCGTAGTCTTGCTTGTTGTTGGCTTTCTTGATGAGCTCCTTTTGCAGCTCCGAGAGCCTTTCCTGAATGCCGTCCGGCGAGAGGGTATCGGCGCTGACTACGGCTTTGGCGATGTTTGCCTGCAGTTGTTTCAAAAAGACCTTACGCTCGGTCAGAATCTTATTAATGGCCTTCAGCGTGATCTCCTGCAGCAGGAGCTCGTTGACCGTGCGGTTCTCGCAGGGCATCTCTGCATGGGTGATTTCCAAGCGGCTGATGCAGCGCCAGACGATGGATTTGCAGCCGTGGTTGTTCCAGTGGACGCGCCTGTAAAGTTCACCGCAGTCTCCGCAGAAAACCATCTGTGCAAAGCAGTGATTGCAGGAGAACCTGCGTTTCTTACCTGTCGGGCTGACGTGGACTACCCGGCGACGGACAAGCTCCGCCTGCACCTGCATGAAGAGCTCTTTCGGAATGATTGCCTCGTGGTCGCCCTCGACGTAGTATTGAGGAACGGTGCCGTTGTTTTTGATCCGCTTCTTCGTCAGGAAGTCTGTGGTATAGGTCTTTTGAAGTAGCGCGTCACCCATGTATTTCTCGTTGCGGAGAATCTTGTTGATGGTGCTGGTGTGCCATTTTACCTTGCCAGCGCCGGTGAGGATGCCGTCAGCCATAAGCCCGTCTGCAATCCTATCCATACCAAGGGTAAAAATCGGTGTGTTTCGAGGCAAAAACACGCTTTGATAAATTCCCGCGAACGACCGCGAAAATCTGACATCAATCTGGAGCAATCGAGTCATGTTGAGAGCGTGGCACTGATGTTGCGCACTTAACCCGACGAGCGTCAGCGAGTCGTAGGTAGGTGCCGTGTCAGGAATTCCCAAGAGCGCGAGCGAAAGCGAAGCGCGATTGGTGAATTCTACAGCCAAGGGAAGGGTGAAAAGCGTTGAAATCAAGGGGCTTTTGACATTTAAGTTAATTAGGTAAAATGGGAGCCGCGGAACTGATCGGAGCGGTCTGAAAAAACAAGTAGGTATAGTTGAGTGTACTCTTTAGATAACAAGTCGCTTGAGACTGTGCCTTAGATGTTTTTTGCCCCTTGAGTGTACAGGATGAATGCATTTAAGGAAATTATGGATTACAATAAACTTGTAAGAAAGTAGGACGCTGAGGAATTAAGGACGAAATTATGAAGAAGAAATGGTTGTCTGTTTTCATAATATTGGCTCCCAAAGGAGGTTGTGATGAAGAGATGGTTTACTAGTTTGACTTCAATCATTTTTGTTCTATTTTTTTGTTTCATCCTCCAGGAAAAGCCTGATGGCATGCTTTTTACGATGTATCCGGATGTGCTCGTCTTATCGATGCCTCAAGATTTAGATTGGCAGGATGTAGAAAAGGATTTAGACAAGCTGGGCAAAGAAACCAACAGTCTCATTAGTTTACGAATTGCACAGCCAACGGATGAAGATGGAAAGACATCCCATTTTTCCTACCTTCTATTCGGCCCAGGGAAGTTGCCCCAGGGTATGACAGAGGCTAGCAGCCAGGATCAGGAGAAAGTGGACCCGGTCAATTCCTACAGCATCTTACGTGGCTCCCTTTCTCAGGAGAGGCTAGCTGAAGTCCTTCGTTCTCATGGGGCGAAGGCGGAGTATTTTCCCGATGATCATTCTTTATTTTCCTTAGTTCTAGGCTATCTCCCACGGCCATCACTTAGTTTTAGCTTGCTTCTTTTCGGCCTGCTTTTCATTCTTCTCATCACCATGCGCCGGATTCAAGACCTTAGAAAATCAGGGATACAGGTCCTTTCGGGCATAGGTCGTTGGCATCTTTTAAAAGCATCCCTGCTGGACGATGTATTCGCTATTTTGATAGGCTTTTTCGCAGCGGGTCTTGTTTCGGTTTTCTTTCTTATCCTTACCAGACTTTGGAACGACAAATTTATTCTCTTCCTTTTGACTTGTGCCGGAATCTATGCCATAATCCTACTTCTTTTATCCCTTCTGATGGAACTCATTTTTTGGCGAGTGCTGAGAAAAAGCCATTTAATTGATCTTATAAAGGGGAGAATGCCTATTAAGTCGGCCCTTGCGGTCCTACTAATTGGGCAAGGAATCGCTTTTTTGGCAGTTGGCTTTGGAACCCACATGGTCACTGTCGTCTATCCTTTGTATCAAACGATTCAGGAGGGGACGGAGGCATGGGCCAAGCGATCGGATGCTTTTCATTTTAGTATGAATTTAGGTGCCTTTGATCCTTATCAAAAAGAATTGCAAAATCAGCGGGATCTAGCCTGGTACGATTTCACGGCGGACGCTTTTATGGAAGATGACGTTTTCTATTGCGAGCATTTTTTACGAGAGCAGGACCCAATTTTGCCAAGTCTGGAGGAAAGTCGGAAAATTTTGCTGGTTAGCCCATCCTATTTAAAACGGGAGGAGATCCTTGCCGATCCAAATGAACAAAGAAAGATGGAACACTTGCAGGAAGGCGAATTTGGCCTAATCCTGTCCAAGAATTGTTCCAGAGAGGAAAAAGCCAAGGCTGAGAAAGCTCTTCAAAGCTATCTCTATGAGGCTTTTTGGGGAAAAGAATCCAAGCGAAGTAAAGAAGATATACAACCTATTCGTTTGCTAAGTGCGAAAGCGGACCCGGTTTTCTTTTATAACTATGAAGGGAAGCCACCAAGACAATATCTGGAGGATCCCTATATTCTTGTGCTGACGCCTAAAGCTACAGGCAAGTCTATCACTTCTGCAAAGCAATGGTCTTCTCGAATCGATGCCTATCTCCTATTTCCCAGTTTTGATAGGGTAGAACAGCTTCTTCATAAACATGGATTAAGCAGGTCTGTTTCTCATATTAAAAACACAAGGAATGTATACCTAGAGCAGGTGGCAGGCTACCGTTTTGAGTTGATTACCTTATTAATTGGGAGCATCATTGGTACACTGACAGCGGCCGTTTCCTTTGTGGTCATGAATCGTTTGTATTTCGAACACTTCCGACGAATGATTTTTATTCGAAGAATTTCAGGCTTTTCTTTTTTCAAAAATCATGAAAACTATTTAAAATTACAAGGAGGGGTGATGGCAGGCGGCCTGATCTTACTTTTCGTTTTATCCCGTAAAGTCCTACTGAATCTTCTGGTCTTTCTTGTATTTATGATGATGGAGGGCATCCTTCTTCATCGGCAAATGAAGAGAGAAAATCGAAGTGCCGTTACCTTATTGAAAGGAGAATAGAGATGATGGAACTGATTAAAGTCCAAAAAAACTATGGAGATCATCAAATTTTCAAAGATTTGTCCTTTCGTTTTGAAGCCGGAAATATTTATGCTTTGATCGGGAAAAGCGGATCCGGCAAAACAACTCTTCTCAACATGATGGCCAAGTTGGAAGCTTGGAATGGAGGACAAATCATCTACCGTGGAAAAG
This window contains:
- a CDS encoding helix-turn-helix domain-containing protein; translated protein: MDQIKIGKFMASCRKEQGMTQAVLAEKLGISDRAISKWETGKSMPDSGIMLELCELLKINVNELLSGERIMAEVYDKRAEETCWR
- a CDS encoding recombinase family protein; amino-acid sequence: MISTLFTLPLAVEFTNRASLSLALLGIPDTAPTYDSLTLVGLSAQHQCHALNMTRLLQIDVRFSRSFAGIYQSVFLPRNTPIFTLGMDRIADGLMADGILTGAGKVKWHTSTINKILRNEKYMGDALLQKTYTTDFLTKKRIKNNGTVPQYYVEGDHEAIIPKELFMQVQAELVRRRVVHVSPTGKKRRFSCNHCFAQMVFCGDCGELYRRVHWNNHGCKSIVWRCISRLEITHAEMPCENRTVNELLLQEITLKAINKILTERKVFLKQLQANIAKAVVSADTLSPDGIQERLSELQKELIKKANNKQDYDAIADEIFRLREQKEQSEVDSHRREETMNRIKELQDFIAKQKTDITEFDETMVRMLIEKITVFADHFTVEFKSGLTIDIEA
- a CDS encoding bacteriocin-associated integral membrane family protein; protein product: MKRWFTSLTSIIFVLFFCFILQEKPDGMLFTMYPDVLVLSMPQDLDWQDVEKDLDKLGKETNSLISLRIAQPTDEDGKTSHFSYLLFGPGKLPQGMTEASSQDQEKVDPVNSYSILRGSLSQERLAEVLRSHGAKAEYFPDDHSLFSLVLGYLPRPSLSFSLLLFGLLFILLITMRRIQDLRKSGIQVLSGIGRWHLLKASLLDDVFAILIGFFAAGLVSVFFLILTRLWNDKFILFLLTCAGIYAIILLLLSLLMELIFWRVLRKSHLIDLIKGRMPIKSALAVLLIGQGIAFLAVGFGTHMVTVVYPLYQTIQEGTEAWAKRSDAFHFSMNLGAFDPYQKELQNQRDLAWYDFTADAFMEDDVFYCEHFLREQDPILPSLEESRKILLVSPSYLKREEILADPNEQRKMEHLQEGEFGLILSKNCSREEKAKAEKALQSYLYEAFWGKESKRSKEDIQPIRLLSAKADPVFFYNYEGKPPRQYLEDPYILVLTPKATGKSITSAKQWSSRIDAYLLFPSFDRVEQLLHKHGLSRSVSHIKNTRNVYLEQVAGYRFELITLLIGSIIGTLTAAVSFVVMNRLYFEHFRRMIFIRRISGFSFFKNHENYLKLQGGVMAGGLILLFVLSRKVLLNLLVFLVFMMMEGILLHRQMKRENRSAVTLLKGE